A genomic window from Parasteatoda tepidariorum isolate YZ-2023 chromosome 10, CAS_Ptep_4.0, whole genome shotgun sequence includes:
- the LOC107447112 gene encoding heterogeneous nuclear ribonucleoprotein H2, which yields MSESEDEGFVVRVRGLPWSATKEEILKFFNGVNIRKGVDGIHMTLSREGRPSGEAYVELDTEEDFNKALDQHNEHMGHRYIEVFKSKRSEMEWVIKRSGAHQEDSLNDGCVRLRGLPFGCSKEEISQFFSGLEIVPNGISLPTDYQGRSTGEAYVQFSSREIAEKAMGKHKEKIGHRYIEIFKSSLQEIRLAVGMSGPKMRPLIPNRPGPYDRSDRYGGMINRYGMGRGGRNFRSYLDEEYNEYCGNYGNGGFGYNGGGFGGMDGYGGRMNSPMNGRFGGGFGPVGGRAFGGTGHCVHMRGLPFRAIEQDIYDFFRPLNISPISVRLRNDRSGRPSGEADVEFATHEDAVKAMTRDKANMQHRYIELFLNSSSKPMSSGPASYGGRYGGGGYYNGGNGGYQGHGMNSMIGGSNYSAF from the exons ATGTCAGAATCTGAAGATGAAGGCTTTGTTGTCCGGGTAAGGGGTCTTCCATGGTCTGCTACTAAAgaagaaattcttaaattttttaatg GAGTTAATATAAGAAAAGGTGTTGATGGCATTCACATGACACTTTCACGTGAAGGACGTCCTAGTGGGGAAGCTTATGTTGAACTTGATACGGAAGAAGATTTTAACAAAGCCTTGGATCAACACAATGAGCATATGGGACATAGATACATTGAag tatttaaatctaaaagaagTGAAATGGAATGGGTTATCAAGCGAAGTGGAGCTCACCAAGAGGACTCATTAAATGATGGTTGTGTTCGTCTTAGGGGGTTGCCGTTCGGATGTTCTAAAGAAGAAATATCACAGTTCTTTTCGG GGTTGGAGATTGTTCCGAATGGTATTTCTCTACCAACTGACTACCAGGGGAGAAGCACTGGGGAAGCTTACGTGCAGTTTTCATCCAGGGAAATAGCGGAAAAGGCGATGGGGAAACACAAGGAAAAAATAGGGCACAG ATacattgaaatattcaaaagcaGTTTGCAAGAAATTAGGCTCGCAGTTGGCATGTCTGGTCCAAAAATGCGGCCACTGATTCCCAATCGTCCAGGTCCTTATGATAGATCTGATCGTTATGGAGGCATGATAAATAGATATGGTATGGGAAGAGGTGGTCGAAACTtcagaa GTTATTTGGATGAGgaatataatgaatattgtGGCAACTATGGAAATGGTGGTTTCGGATATAATGGAGGTGGTTTTGGTGGCATGG atggCTATGGAGGTCGTATGAATAGTCCCATGAATGGTCGTTTTGGTGGAGGTTTCGGTCCTGTTGGTGGAAGAGCCTTTGGAGGAACTGGCCATTGTGTGCACATGAGAGGCTTACCTTTTAGAGCTATTGAGCAAGATATTTATGAT ttttttagacCATTAAATATATCACCTATAAGTGTTCGTTTGCGAAATGACAGAAGTGGCCGTCCATCTGGTGAAGCTGATGTTGAATTTGCAACTCATGAAGATGCTGTGAAAGCTATGACTAGAGATAAAGCAAATATGC aacATAGATACATAGAGCTATTTTTGAATTCGTCCTCGAAGCCAATGAGTTCTGGTCCTGCTTCATATGGTGGTCGATATGGAGGTGGAG GGTATTATAATGGTGGAAACGGTGGTTACCAAGGACATGGAATGAATAGCATGATAGGTGGCAGTAATTATTcagcattttga
- the LOC122271078 gene encoding uncharacterized protein, whose protein sequence is MASNEEVYNPSDRFGIEDCEALLNNIINGDYRSLDVKQELDLSSLDTKSIASSQSDSLYSTQQRNEAFKACASEEELLAFNQELQKKIKETISQLEKALEKNIAKQVS, encoded by the exons ATGGCCTCGAATGAAGAGGTTTACAACCCAAGTGATAGGTTTGGTATAGAGGATTGCGAggctttattaaataatataattaatggcGATTACCGCTCTTTAGATGTCAAACAAGAACTAGATTTGTCTTCTCTGGACACCAAATCGATAGCCAGTTCCCAAAGCGACA gtCTCTATAGTACACAGCAAAGGAATGAg GCTTTTAAGGCTTGTGCATCTGAAGAGGAATTGTTAGCTTTTAATCAAGAGCTTCAGAAGAAGATTAAAGAGACAATAAGTCAATTAGAAAAAGCCCTTGAAAAGAATATAGCAAAACAAGTAAgttaa